One window from the genome of Eucalyptus grandis isolate ANBG69807.140 chromosome 7, ASM1654582v1, whole genome shotgun sequence encodes:
- the LOC104453542 gene encoding putative pentatricopeptide repeat-containing protein At5g13230, mitochondrial, protein MIRFSSRRALRCASVATPCDGRGRSSFLQPSSRGFSAQPARLPDQCRDGSELLPPPPGFDSHSYASMLQACIHSGDPISARPLHCDVVKRGACLDLFASNILLNAYVKSELLGDARTLFDGLPERNTISFVTLIQGLAQGLRFGEAVELCGRLHREGHELNPFAFTTFLKLLVSVERADMAGAVHACICKLGHDTNAFVGTALIDAYSVGGSVSCAKDVFGGIVFKDMVSWTGIISCCAENGCFEEAMGLFSQMRIVGFKPNNYTFVSVLKACLGMGTIHLGRSVHGCTLKTHYELDVHVGVGLLELYSGLADMEGARRVFEEIPKKDVVPWSFMIGRYAQISESRKAVELFCQMRRAFVLPNQFTFASLLQACATMESLQLGEQVHCNVLKVGLDSDVFVSNALMDVYSKSGRIDISVKIFEESQATNDVTYNTLIVGFAQIGEGQKALNLFSNMLDHQLTATEVTYSSALRACAGLASLEPGNQIHSLTIKTTYDKNTVVGNSLIDMYAKCGAIKEARLVFDRMHARDEVSWNSMISAYSMHGLGGEALNIFEMMNASKSRPNKLTFVGVLSACSNSGLMDQGQRYFHSMVHDYGIEPCVEHYTCMVWLWGRLGYLDKAMKLIQEMPFEPSVMVWRALLGACVIHHNVELGKLSAERVLEMEPRDEAAYVLLSNIYANERRWENVAAVRKKMKRRGIKKEPGLSWFEYQGTGHYFTVGDTSHPDMKLISGMLEWLNMKARKEGFVPNCSAILLAVEDEEKERLLWLHSERLALAFALIKMPYGNPIRIMKNLRICVDCHAAIKLISKVVPREIIIRDINRFHHFHNGACSCADYW, encoded by the coding sequence ATGATCAGATTCTCGAGCAGGAGAGCGTTGCGATGCGCGAGCGTTGCGACACCCTGCGACGGTCGTGGACGCAGTAGCTTCCTTCAACCGTCGTCACGCGGGTTCTCGGCCCAACCCGCCCGTCTGCCCGACCAATGTCGAGACGGCTCGGAGCTTCTTCCACCACCTCCGGGCTTCGACTCGCATTCCTACGCCAGCATGCTCCAAGCCTGCATCCACAGCGGCGACCCCATCTCGGCCAGGCCTCTCCACTGCGACGTCGTCAAGAGGGGCGCTTGCCTGGACTTGTTTGCTTCCAACATCCTTCTCAATGCGTACGTGAAGTCCGAGCTCCTGGGGGATGCGCGCACGCTGTTCGACGGATTGCCCGAGAGGAATACCATATCATTCGTGACGTTGATCCAGGGCTTAGCGCAGGGCCTCCGGTTTGGCGAGGCTGTCGAGCTTTGCGGTAGGTTGCACAGGGAGGGGCACGAGCTGAACCCGTTTGCTTTTACTACTTTCTTGAAGTTGCTTGTGAGCGTGGAGAGGGCAGACATGGCTGGGGCTGTTCATGCCTGCATATGTAAGTTGGGCCATGATACGAACGCTTTTGTTGGGACGGCTTTGATAGATGCTTACTCTGTGGGTGGATCTGTTTCCTGCGCCAAGGATGTTTTTGGTGGGATTGTTTTCAAGGACATGGTTTCCTGGACTGGGATAATTTCCTGCTGTGCTGAGAATGGATGCTTCGAAGAGGCCATGGGGCTCTTCTCTCAAATGAGAATTGTTGGGTTTAAGCCAAATAACTATACCTTTGTCAGTGTTTTGAAGGCTTGTCTTGGTATGGGGACTATACACTTGGGGAGAAGCGTTCATGGATGCACGCTGAAAACGCATTATGAGCTGGATGTACATGTGGGTGTGGGATTGCTGGAATTGTATAGTGGCTTGGCTGACATGGAGGGTGCTCGGAGGGTCTTTGAAGAGATCCCTAAAAAAGATGTGGTTCCTTGGAGCTTTATGATTGGGCGGTATGCTCAGATTAGTGAAAGCAGAAAAGCGGTGGAGCTTTTCTGTCAGATGAGGCGAGCTTTTGTCCTCCCCAATCAGTTTACATTTGCAAGTTTGTTGCAAGCATGTGCCACTATGGAGTCCTTACAATTGGGCGAGCAAGTGCACTGTAATGTCCTCAAGGTTGGTCTTGACTCGGATGTGTTTGTCTCAAATGCTCTAATGGATGTCTATTCTAAGAGTGGAAGGATTGACATTTCGGTTAAAATATTTGAGGAATCACAAGCTACAAATGATGTGACTTATAACACTCTGATTGTGGGCTTTGCACAAATAGGTGAAGGGCAGAAGGCATTGAATTTGTTCTCAAATATGCTCGATCATCAACTGACGGCAACTGAAGTGACATATTCTAGTGCTCTTCGTGCTTGTGCTGGCTTAGCATCTCTGGAACCAGGAAACCAGATCCATTCTCTGACCATCAAAACTACTTATGACAAGAACACTGTAGTTGGTAATTCTTTGATAGATATGTATGCCAAATGCGGGGCCATCAAAGAAGCTCGACTAGTGTTTGATCGGATGCACGCACGAGATGAAGTTTCGTGGAATAGTATGATCTCAGCATATTCTATGCATGGTCTTGGTGGAGAGGCTCTGAACATATTTGAGATGATGAATGCCAGCAAATCTCGACCAAATAAGTTAACTTTTGTTGGCGTCTTATCAGCATGTAGCAATTCTGGACTAATGGATCAAGGTCAACGGTATTTTCATTCTATGGTGCATGACTATGGCATTGAACCTTGTGTAGAGCATTACACATGTATGGTTTGGCTTTGGGGAAGACTAGGCTATCTCGATAAGGCTATGAAACTGATTCAGGAGATGCCATTTGAACCTAGTGTCATGGTGTGGCGGGCTTTGCTTGGTGCTTGTGTTATCCATCATAATGTTGAGCTGGGAAAACTTTCAGCAGAGCGTGTGCTTGAGATGGAACCTCGTGATGAAGCAGCCTATGTTCTGTTGTCCAACATTTATGCAAATGAAAGGAGGTGGGAGAATGTTGCTGCtgtgaggaaaaaaatgaagcGACGAGGCATAAAAAAGGAACCAGGGTTAAGTTGGTTTGAATATCAGGGAACAGGCCATTACTTCACTGTTGGGGACACTTCACATCCTGATATGAAGCTGATCAGTGGGATGTTGGAGTGGTTGAACATGAAAGCCAGGAAGGAAGGGTTTGTTCCTAATTGTAGTGCTATATTACTTGctgttgaagatgaagaaaaggagCGCTTGCTGTGGTTACACAGTGAAAGATTAGCTTTAGCATTTGCACTTATCAAAATGCCCTATGGAAACCCTATACGTATTATGAAAAACCTTCGAATATGCGTGGACTGCCATGCTGCAATAAAGCTGATATCAAAGGTTGTGCCACGAGAAATCATCATCAGAGATATCAACCGCTTCCATCATTTTCACAATGGGGCATGTTCTTGTGCTGATTATTGGTGA